One segment of Clostridium botulinum DNA contains the following:
- the tgt gene encoding tRNA guanosine(34) transglycosylase Tgt produces MSKRYTLLKKDGKARRGEFVTPHGTIQTPVFMNVGTLAAIKGAVSSMDLKEIGCQVELSNTYHLHLRPTDKVVSKLGGLHKFMNWDRPILTDSGGFQVFSLSAMRKIKEEGVYFNSHIDGRKIFMGPEESMQIQSNLASTIAMAFDECIPNPSTREYVERSVARTTRWLERCKNEMDRLNTLPDTINKEQMLFGINQGGTYEDIRIEHAKEIVKMDLDGYAIGGLAVGESHEEMYRIIDAVAPHLPEDKPIYLMGVGTPSNILEAIDRGVDFFDCVLPARNGRHGNVYTNEGKLNMMNAKHELDEKPIEEGCQCPACKHYTRAYIRHLFKAKEMLAMRLCVLHNLYFYNKLMEEVREAIDGGYFKEFKNKKIAAWEDRK; encoded by the coding sequence GTGAGTAAAAGATATACTTTATTAAAAAAGGATGGAAAAGCTAGAAGGGGAGAATTTGTAACTCCTCATGGAACAATACAAACACCAGTATTTATGAATGTAGGTACATTAGCAGCTATAAAAGGTGCAGTATCAAGCATGGATTTAAAAGAAATAGGATGTCAAGTTGAATTATCTAATACATATCATTTACATTTAAGACCTACTGATAAGGTTGTTAGTAAATTAGGTGGATTACATAAATTTATGAATTGGGATAGACCGATACTTACTGATTCAGGTGGATTCCAAGTATTTTCACTTTCAGCTATGAGAAAGATAAAAGAAGAGGGTGTTTACTTTAACTCTCACATAGATGGAAGAAAGATATTTATGGGTCCAGAAGAATCAATGCAAATTCAAAGTAATTTAGCATCTACGATTGCAATGGCTTTTGATGAATGTATACCTAATCCTTCAACAAGAGAATATGTTGAAAGATCAGTAGCAAGAACTACAAGATGGCTTGAAAGATGTAAAAATGAAATGGATAGATTAAATACACTTCCAGATACAATTAATAAAGAACAAATGTTATTTGGAATAAATCAAGGTGGAACATATGAAGATATAAGAATTGAACATGCTAAAGAGATTGTTAAAATGGATTTAGACGGATATGCTATTGGAGGGCTTGCGGTTGGAGAAAGTCATGAGGAGATGTATAGAATAATAGATGCAGTAGCTCCACATCTTCCAGAAGATAAGCCTATATACTTAATGGGAGTTGGAACACCAAGTAACATATTAGAGGCTATTGACAGAGGTGTTGATTTCTTTGATTGTGTACTTCCAGCGAGAAATGGAAGACATGGAAATGTATATACTAATGAAGGCAAGCTTAATATGATGAATGCAAAGCATGAATTAGATGAAAAGCCAATAGAAGAAGGATGTCAATGCCCAGCTTGTAAGCATTATACAAGAGCATATATAAGACATTTATTTAAAGCAAAAGAAATGTTAGCTATGAGATTATGTGTATTACATAATTTATATTTCTATAATAAATTAATGGAAGAGGTAAGAGAAGCTATTGATGGTGGATACTTCAAAGAGTTTAAAAATAAGAAAATAGCGGCATGGGAAGATAGAAAATAG
- the yajC gene encoding preprotein translocase subunit YajC, whose product MNNIGAILINVLPFLVVFVIFYFLLILPEKKRKKQYGNMISELKVKDEIMTRGGIIGTIVKIDDENVVIETSAAKTRIKLAKSGISYKTNK is encoded by the coding sequence ATGAATAATATAGGTGCAATACTTATAAATGTATTACCGTTTTTAGTTGTTTTTGTTATATTTTATTTCTTGCTTATTCTGCCAGAAAAGAAAAGAAAAAAACAATACGGTAATATGATAAGTGAATTAAAAGTTAAAGATGAAATTATGACAAGAGGCGGAATCATCGGTACAATAGTAAAGATTGATGACGAAAATGTAGTTATTGAAACAAGTGCAGCAAAAACTAGAATAAAACTTGCAAAAAGCGGGATTTCATACAAAACAAATAAATAA
- a CDS encoding TIGR04086 family membrane protein, giving the protein MENNNSNYLRSVCKGSVGAVILSFIGVVILSLFMKIIEFTPSIFSMLYVIISLISLAIGSVIGAKANKSKGWLVGLGIGIIYYIALFIISSYISGAITFKIFDLAKFAISIGVGFLAGMLGINL; this is encoded by the coding sequence ATGGAAAATAACAATAGTAATTATTTAAGATCTGTTTGTAAAGGATCCGTTGGAGCAGTAATATTAAGTTTTATAGGTGTAGTTATATTATCTTTATTTATGAAGATAATAGAATTTACACCAAGTATATTTAGTATGCTATATGTAATTATATCATTAATAAGTTTAGCTATTGGTTCTGTAATAGGGGCTAAGGCTAATAAATCTAAGGGCTGGCTAGTAGGGCTTGGAATAGGCATAATATACTATATAGCTTTATTTATAATTTCAAGTTACATAAGCGGAGCAATAACATTTAAGATTTTTGATTTAGCTAAATTTGCTATTTCTATAGGTGTTGGATTTTTAGCAGGTATGCTAGGCATAAATTTATAA